The Corynebacterium occultum sequence CACCGCACGGGAGGTGACGATGTCGACCTTGCCCAGCTCGGCGCGGACTGCCTTCTCCTCCGCACGACCACGGATCACGGTGACATTGTCCAGGCCAAGTTCGTCCTTGATCTCAGCCAGGTAGACCGAGCGCTTGAGCAGCGGCTCGATCAGGGTGATCTTCAGGTCCGGGCGGGCCAGCGCCAACGGGATGCCCGGCAGGCCGGCACCGGAACCGATATCAGCCACGGTCGCACCCTCAGGCATGGCCTCGCCGATGACGGCGCAATTGAGGATATGACGGTCCCAGAGTCGCGGAACCTCACGGGGTCCGATGAAACCCCGCTCCGACCCGGTGGTGGCCAGGGAACGGTGATAGGCGATCGCCTGATCCAGCTTCTCACCGAAGATCTGTGCCGCAACTTCCGGAGTCTCGATCGCATCCGGTTGTTGGTCAGAATCGCTTGGTTTCACGTGAAACCTTCCCCTTTCATCTTGAGTGTCGTGTCGAACTATCCCCAGATTAGTTCACTGACCTTAAAACAAGAACAACCGCCGCCTCCCTCACGGGGAGACGACGGTTGGCAGCTTCTGCGGCGGGTGAAACCCAGGGGGTTTACTTCCGCTTCTTCTTGGGATTATTCGGCTTGATGCCGGGTTTCGGGGCGGAGGTCCGGGCGGCAGCCTTGCGGACCTCCTCCTCCGCTTCTTCCTCACGGTCCATCTTGTTGAAGATGTAGCGGGACTGGAAGAAGGTCCAGATGTTATTGGCGACCATGTAGAAGAGCAGGCCCAGGTGCCAGAGGAAACCGGTGAAGAGGATGGTCAGGGGCATGACCCAGAGCATCATCTTGTTCATCATCTGCATCTGGGACTGCATCATCTCACCCTGCGGAGCCTGCTGCTTGCCGGAGGCCAGTCGGGACTGCTGACGGGTGACGGAGATCTTGGCGTTGAAGTGCGTTGCCAGAGCGATGATCAGAATCAGCGGAGCCGCCACCAGGATGATGTCCATCCGGGCGAAGTCGACATTGGGGAATGCCGCGTACATGTCTTCCGGCATGGAGATATAGGCCGAGAGCGGGACCCCGAAGAAGGTCGCATCCATGAAGGACTGCACATCCTCCACAGAGAAGATGTAGTTCGGGGTGTTGTAGTTCTCCTCGATCGACAGGCCCAACTGGCCGACACCTTCACCGGTGCGGTTGAAGGAACGCAGCACATGGAAGAGGCCGAAGAAGACCGGGATCTGGACCAGCACCGGGATACAGCCGGCCAACGGGTTGACCCCCGCCTCCTTCTGGATCTTGCGGGACTCTTCCATCATCTTCTGCTGGTTGTTCTTGTACTTCTCACGAACAGCCTGCAGCTTGGGTGCC is a genomic window containing:
- the rsmG gene encoding 16S rRNA (guanine(527)-N(7))-methyltransferase RsmG, whose translation is METPEVAAQIFGEKLDQAIAYHRSLATTGSERGFIGPREVPRLWDRHILNCAVIGEAMPEGATVADIGSGAGLPGIPLALARPDLKITLIEPLLKRSVYLAEIKDELGLDNVTVIRGRAEEKAVRAELGKVDIVTSRAVAPLGRLVGWSLPLARIGGSMIAMKGSSVAEEIERDAEEIKRYGGGASEVIRVGEGLLAEPTTLIRIPRVR
- the yidC gene encoding membrane protein insertase YidC — its product is MLNFVYWPISAILWFWHKVFSFVLDPGAGITWVLSIIFLTFTVRTLLVRPMVKQMRSSRKMQEMAPKLQAVREKYKNNQQKMMEESRKIQKEAGVNPLAGCIPVLVQIPVFFGLFHVLRSFNRTGEGVGQLGLSIEENYNTPNYIFSVEDVQSFMDATFFGVPLSAYISMPEDMYAAFPNVDFARMDIILVAAPLILIIALATHFNAKISVTRQQSRLASGKQQAPQGEMMQSQMQMMNKMMLWVMPLTILFTGFLWHLGLLFYMVANNIWTFFQSRYIFNKMDREEEAEEEVRKAAARTSAPKPGIKPNNPKKKRK